In the Triticum aestivum cultivar Chinese Spring chromosome 2B, IWGSC CS RefSeq v2.1, whole genome shotgun sequence genome, GCGGCCTATGGAGTCGGCGGCGACGAGGTTCTTGGCGATGAGCTTCTGCGCCTGCCGGCTCTTGATCTCCACCCTCATGCTCTCCGTCTTGCCCATCTGCTCGTACGCCGACGCTGCCGCTGCCTTCTTCCCCGCCCCCTTcttcccaccgccgccggcccgcatcTTGGACCTCAGCCCGTCCACGAGCCTCCCCAGCTGCCCCATCATCACCATCGATCGATCCCTCTTCGCACAGATGAAATTCCCTGCAAGAAAGGCAAAAAATAAGCAAGTTGCCAGTTGCTGAAGTAGCTGAATTCTACCGGCAACGGCTGGACAAAGTGATACTGGACATGGATAACAGAAACAAGATGGTACCTCGCTCTCTGAGCAGGAAGAGGCAGATGGAAGTAGCTAGCTGGGGCAAAGGGATATAGAACTGGGGAGGAGAATACGGGTGGGCACCCATGGTGGTTACATATATAGAACCA is a window encoding:
- the LOC123042398 gene encoding uncharacterized protein → MGAHPYSPPQFYIPLPQLATSICLFLLRERGNFICAKRDRSMVMMGQLGRLVDGLRSKMRAGGGGKKGAGKKAAAASAYEQMGKTESMRVEIKSRQAQKLIAKNLVAADSIGRRSRNKRFFLAF